The genomic segment CCGCAACCAGCGTCATCGCGGCTGCGGCGATCCATCTCTTCAGCATGTCGATCTCCTGTTGGGTTGGATTACTTGAGTCCGGTCAAAGTGATGCCTTCGATGAAGCGGCGCTGCGCCAGCAGGAAGGCAACGACGAGCGGGGTGATGATCACGATCGCGGCCGCCATCAGCGGGCCGTAGCTGGTGCCCGCCTCGGCATTGCGGAAATGCGCGACCGCGAGCGGCGGGGTGTAGTACTGCTGGCTGTTGAGCACGATCAGCGGCCAGAAGTAGTCGTTCCAGTGCGCCACCACCGAGAAGATGCCGAACGCGGTGACCGCAGGGATCGCGGTCGGCAGCATCACCCGCCAAACGATGGCGAACTCCGACATCCCGTCCATCCGAGCGGCGTCGAGCAGATCGTCCGGCACGGTCATGAAGAACTGCCGCATCAGGAAGATGCCGAACACCGAGATGGTGAACGGCAGCACCAGCGCCGCGTAGCTGTCGAGCGCCCCGAGCTGGTGCAGCAGCAGGAACACCGGGATCGCGGTCGCCTGCGGCGGGATCAGAATGCCGAACAGAACCAGCGCGAACAGCGCCTTGCGCCCGACAAACCGCAGCTTGGCGAGCGCATAGGCGGCCGGCAACGCGATCAGCACCTGGCAGGTGAAGATCGCCACCGTGACGATCACGCCGTTGAGCAGGAAGCGGCCTAGATCGGCCTTGCCGAACGCGATGCGCAGATTCTCCCACAGCGCAAAGTGATGCGGGATCAGATGCAGGTCGCTGGAGTAGATCTCTTCCGGCGGCTTGGAGGCCGTCGACAGCATCCAGACGAACGGCGCCAGCATCAGCACGGCGCCAACCATCAGAGCGGCGTGGCGGAAGCTGGAGCTGATCAGGCTGGGTCGTGCGGCGCTCATGCGTAGTGCACCTGTTTGGCGGCGAGCCGCGACTTCACCAGGGTCAGCAGCAGCACCAGGCCGAGGAACACCACGGTCACCGCGGCGGCATAGCCGGAGCGGAAGAACTCGAAGCCCTCCATGTACATGGTGTGGATCAGCACCTCGGTGGACTTCGACGGGCCGCCCTTGGTGAGGACGTGCACAGTGTCGAACACCTGGAACGACCGGATGCCGGTGATCACCACCACGAACAGCGTCACCGGTCCGAGCATCGGCCAGGTCACCAGCCGGAACCGCGACCACGCACTCGCGGCGCCATCGATCTCGGCGGCGTCATAGAGATGCTTGGGGATCGACATCAGCCCGGCCAGGAACAGCACCATGTTGAAGCCGACCGCCTGCCAGATCCCGATCGCGCACAGTGCATACAGCGCGGTGCCACGATCCTGCAGCCAGGGATGCGGCGCGAGGCCGACCATCTTGATCAGCCCATTCACCAGGCCGAACTGCGGATGCAGCATGAACTCCCAGACGATCGCCATCGCGATCAGGGTCGCCATCACCGGCAGAAAGTAGATGGTGCGATAGAAGGCACGGAGATGCGTGCCGCTCTCGATCAGCATCGCCACGCCGAGGCCGAGCGCGACCGACCCCGGCACCACGATCACCGCATAGGTCAGCGTATTGGTGAGCGAGATCCAGAACACCCGGTCGGCGAACAGCTGCTGATAATTGGCAAGGCCGATCCAGGCGAACGACGGCGCGCCGAGCTGATAGTCGGCGAACGACAGCGCGATGACGCCGGCGAGCGGACCGAGCAGCATCAGCAGCATCAGCGTGAACGCCGGCGCGACCAGACCGTAGGCGACGGTGCCGCGGCCGCGACGACGCGGTTTGGCCGACGCGCGCGCGGTGGTGGTGAGCGCATCGAGATCGCGCAGTGAGACGGCAGCGTCAGACATCGCCACCTCAGACATGGGCCACCTCTCGGATGATCTCGATGGGTGCCTCGGTCCGAAGTGCGAGCCGCTTGCCGCCGGCATCGAACAGCCGGATCGCCTCGGGCGCGAAGCCGAACCGCTGGGTGCTGCCGATCGCCGGCAGCCGCAGCGGATCGTCGAGCCGGATCACCACCGGATCGGTCAGCCCGTCACAGCCGAGATGCACGAAGGCTTCGGCGCCCATGTTCTCGACGTGCACGACGACGCCGGACAAATCACCGCCGCCGAGGCTCAGCCGCTCCGGCCGAATCGCGACACGGCAGGGGCCGGCGCCCGCCGTGGCGCGGGCTGCGAGTACACGATCGAGCATCACGATACGGCCGTCGGTCTGAACCGCACCCGGCAGCACGTTGATCTTGGGGCTGCCGATGAATTCGGCGACGCGGATGTCGCGCGGATTGTCGTAGACGTCGCTCGGCGTGCCGACCTGAACCAGTTCGCCGCCGATCATCACGGCGATCCGGCCGGACATCGTCATCGCCTCGGCCTGATCGTGCGTGACGTAGACAAAAGTCGCTTTCAGCCGGCGATGCAGCTGCGCGATCTCGGCGCGCATGTGGACGCGAAGCTTAGCGTCGAGGTTGGACAAGGGCTCGTCGAACAGAAAGCCGACCGGCTCGCGTACCAGCGCGCGGCCGACCGCAACACGCTGGCGCTGCCCACCGGAGAGCTGGCCAGGCTTGCGGGCCAGGAGCGGCGAAATTTCGAGCTGCGACGCGACGCGCTCGACATCGGCGCGAATGCCGCGCTCGACGCGGTAGCGGTTCGGGATCAGCCGGCCGAGCAGCGGCGCCCGCTCCAGCGCCGACAGACGCTTCATCCGCAGCGGCACAGCGATATTGTCGAACACCGACAGATGCGGGTACAGCGCGTAGGATTGAAACACCATCGCGAGATTGCGCGCGCTCGGCCGGACGTGATCGACGGCGACGCCGCCGATCCGCACCTCGCCAGAACTCTGCGGCTCCAGCCCGGCGATCACCCGCAGCAATGTCGACTTGCCGCATCCGCTCGGGCCGACCAGCGACACGAACTCGCCGTCGTGGATCGACAGATCGACGCCCTTGAGGACTTCGGTGTCGCCGAACGATTTGCGGATCGCGCTGAGCTCGATCTTCGCCATCACCTGTCCCCTGGCCTCGTTGCGATGCGGCACAGGGTTAAGGGCAGCGTCTGACAGTCACATAACGGTCAGCAGCTTGGCTTATGACCCTCACCAGGTTTCCTGGTGATGCGGAGCAGCGAGCGGGATGGCTCTGACGTCGGCGCGGGTGCGTGCCGTCAACGCCGTGTTCGATGCCGGCAGCTTTGCAGCCGCGGCGCGGCGGATCGGCGTGACGCAATCGGCGGTGGCGCAATCGGTGCGCGAACTCGAAGGCGAGTTCGGCGTGACACTGTTCGAGCGCCACGGCGCCAATCTGATTCCGACCTCGCTGTGCCGCCAGCTTTATGGTGCCACCAGCCGGATGCAGGCGGTGGAGACCGATGCGCTGTCGATCCTGTCGCAGCGCGAGGAGCTGGCCGGCGGCGAACTCCGCATCGGGCTCGGCAACTCGATGCCCGGCATGGCGCTGATCGCCACCTTCAAGCAGATGTACCCCAAGGTGCAGGTCGCGATCGAAATCGGAAGTTGGTCGGCGATCGTCGCCGCCGTGGTCGATCAGCGCGTCGATATCGGCGTGCTGCCGGACGTGCCGGCCGATCGCCGCTTCCGCCGCGAGATCTGCCTGGAGCAGCGCGTCGTGGCGCTGTGCCATCCGAGCCATCCGCTGAAGAAGAAACAGCAGGTCCCGATCGCCGAGCTGATGCGCTATCCGCTGGTGTTCCGCACCCGCGATTCCTCGACCCAACGCGCCGTCGACCGCGCGTTCCGCACGGCCGGCCTGCGGCCGATTCCGTCAATCGTGGTCAACACCCGCGAAGGGATGCTGGAGGCGGTCGCCAACCATCTCGGCGTCGGTTTCATGTGGGAGCACGGCTCGAGCCGGGTCGACCGCATCGCCAAGGTGCCGATCGCCGAACTCGACGCTGAATCGCCGGAGTGCATCTTCGCGCTGGCGGGCAAGAAGGGCCGGCTGGTCGAACTGTTCTTCCTCGCCAATGGCGCGCATTCGCCGCCGCGCGAGTGAGACGGTCAGTTACCGGTGGCGGCCGCCACGAAAGTCCTCACCACATCGCTGGCCGGATGACGCAGGATCTCGGCAGGCGCACCGACTTGTTCGAGGCGGCCCGCCGACAGGATGGCAAGGCGATCGCATTGCATCGCCTCCGGGCCGTCATGGGTAACGATCAGCATCGTCAGCCCGCTGCGGTCATGAATGTCCCGCACGATCCGCCACAGCTCGGCCCGCACCGGCGCGTCGAGTGCGCTGAACGGCTCGTCGCATAACAGCAGATCCGGCTCGATCACCAACGCCCGCGCCAATGCCACGCGCTGCCGCATCCCGCCGGAGAGCTGACGCGGATATTTGCCGGCATCGTCACCGGAGAGGCCGACAGCAGCGAGCATCGTCCGTGCGCGGTCGCGGCGCTCGCGCTGCCGCAGGCCGAGCGCGATCAACGGAAACGCCACATTGTCCAGCGCGGTGCGCCACGGCAGCAGTGCCGGATCCTGAAACACCATGCCGAGCCGCGCGCTGCGGCGGTGCACGGCGCCGGCGTCCGGCATCAAGAGCCCGGCGGCAAGCGCCAGCAGCGTGCTCTTGCCGCTTCCAGACGGCCCCATCACCGCGGTGATCGAGCCTGCCGCGACGTCGAAGTCGATACCGCGCAGCAGCGGTGCCTGATAGCCGAACTGCACGTCGTGGAATTGCAGCAGCGGCCCGCTCATCGGCCACCGCCTCGCTCGTCGTCGCGCCACAACCACAGCCGGCGCTGCAGCGGCTGCAGCACGCCGGCATCGACCACGATCAGCACGCCCACCACGACCACCACCCAGGCCATGGTCTCGGCGGTGTCGACATGAGCACGCGCGGTCGCCAGGCCATCGCCGATCCCGCCGGCGCCGGCGAGCAGCTCGGCCATCACCGCGACCTTCCAGGACATCGCCAGCGTGGTCACCAGCGCGGGAAACAGATGGCTCAGCAGCTGCGGCCCGTACACCTCGGTGAGCCGCGCCGACAGCGGCACTTGGTACACCTGCGCCATCCGGGCCAGCGTGCCGTCGAGGCTGCGCACGCCCTCCAGCGCCGCGGCGAACAGCATCGGTCCGGTGGCGGCCGCGACCGTCACCACCACCGCCCAGCGGCCGCCGAACCACAGCAGTGCCATCACCACCCAGGCGATCGCCGGCACGCCGAGCAGGATGATGGCGACCGGCTGCAATGCGCGGTGCGCCTCTTCGCGCAGGCCGGCGAGCATCCCGGCACATGATCCGATCAGCACGCCGATGATCCAGCCGAGCCCGGCATTGCCGGCGGTCTCGAGCAGCGCCGGCCCGACCTGCCCGGCGCGGATCATCCGCCACAGCGTCAGGACCGTATCGCCGAGCCCCGGGAGGACCAACGGCCCATACGCACGATGACCCGCCTCCCAGAGCGCCAGCAGCAGCGCGATGCCGACCAGGCTCCAGGCCCACGAGACCCGCGCGCTACCCCGCATAAAACGCCGCGTCCGGCAGCCGGCCGCCGACAATGCCGGGATCGAGCTCCATCAAATTCTTGAAGTACACTTCGATGTCGTCACGCGCCTGCCGCGCCGGAACGACGTCGAGGCGGACATGCGGCAGCGATGCCGCGATCACTTCGGCCGGCAGGCCGAGCGCCGGCGCGGCCAGCTCTGCGGCCTCTGCAGGATGCGCGGCGATCCAGGTGCTCGCCTCGACGCAGGCGACCTGCACCGCAGCGACGAGCCCGG from the Rhodopseudomonas palustris genome contains:
- a CDS encoding carbohydrate ABC transporter permease, which encodes MSAARPSLISSSFRHAALMVGAVLMLAPFVWMLSTASKPPEEIYSSDLHLIPHHFALWENLRIAFGKADLGRFLLNGVIVTVAIFTCQVLIALPAAYALAKLRFVGRKALFALVLFGILIPPQATAIPVFLLLHQLGALDSYAALVLPFTISVFGIFLMRQFFMTVPDDLLDAARMDGMSEFAIVWRVMLPTAIPAVTAFGIFSVVAHWNDYFWPLIVLNSQQYYTPPLAVAHFRNAEAGTSYGPLMAAAIVIITPLVVAFLLAQRRFIEGITLTGLK
- a CDS encoding carbohydrate ABC transporter permease gives rise to the protein MSDAAVSLRDLDALTTTARASAKPRRRGRGTVAYGLVAPAFTLMLLMLLGPLAGVIALSFADYQLGAPSFAWIGLANYQQLFADRVFWISLTNTLTYAVIVVPGSVALGLGVAMLIESGTHLRAFYRTIYFLPVMATLIAMAIVWEFMLHPQFGLVNGLIKMVGLAPHPWLQDRGTALYALCAIGIWQAVGFNMVLFLAGLMSIPKHLYDAAEIDGAASAWSRFRLVTWPMLGPVTLFVVVITGIRSFQVFDTVHVLTKGGPSKSTEVLIHTMYMEGFEFFRSGYAAAVTVVFLGLVLLLTLVKSRLAAKQVHYA
- a CDS encoding ABC transporter ATP-binding protein translates to MAKIELSAIRKSFGDTEVLKGVDLSIHDGEFVSLVGPSGCGKSTLLRVIAGLEPQSSGEVRIGGVAVDHVRPSARNLAMVFQSYALYPHLSVFDNIAVPLRMKRLSALERAPLLGRLIPNRYRVERGIRADVERVASQLEISPLLARKPGQLSGGQRQRVAVGRALVREPVGFLFDEPLSNLDAKLRVHMRAEIAQLHRRLKATFVYVTHDQAEAMTMSGRIAVMIGGELVQVGTPSDVYDNPRDIRVAEFIGSPKINVLPGAVQTDGRIVMLDRVLAARATAGAGPCRVAIRPERLSLGGGDLSGVVVHVENMGAEAFVHLGCDGLTDPVVIRLDDPLRLPAIGSTQRFGFAPEAIRLFDAGGKRLALRTEAPIEIIREVAHV
- a CDS encoding LysR family transcriptional regulator; translated protein: MALTSARVRAVNAVFDAGSFAAAARRIGVTQSAVAQSVRELEGEFGVTLFERHGANLIPTSLCRQLYGATSRMQAVETDALSILSQREELAGGELRIGLGNSMPGMALIATFKQMYPKVQVAIEIGSWSAIVAAVVDQRVDIGVLPDVPADRRFRREICLEQRVVALCHPSHPLKKKQQVPIAELMRYPLVFRTRDSSTQRAVDRAFRTAGLRPIPSIVVNTREGMLEAVANHLGVGFMWEHGSSRVDRIAKVPIAELDAESPECIFALAGKKGRLVELFFLANGAHSPPRE
- a CDS encoding ABC transporter ATP-binding protein, which produces MSGPLLQFHDVQFGYQAPLLRGIDFDVAAGSITAVMGPSGSGKSTLLALAAGLLMPDAGAVHRRSARLGMVFQDPALLPWRTALDNVAFPLIALGLRQRERRDRARTMLAAVGLSGDDAGKYPRQLSGGMRQRVALARALVIEPDLLLCDEPFSALDAPVRAELWRIVRDIHDRSGLTMLIVTHDGPEAMQCDRLAILSAGRLEQVGAPAEILRHPASDVVRTFVAAATGN
- a CDS encoding ABC transporter permease produces the protein MRGSARVSWAWSLVGIALLLALWEAGHRAYGPLVLPGLGDTVLTLWRMIRAGQVGPALLETAGNAGLGWIIGVLIGSCAGMLAGLREEAHRALQPVAIILLGVPAIAWVVMALLWFGGRWAVVVTVAAATGPMLFAAALEGVRSLDGTLARMAQVYQVPLSARLTEVYGPQLLSHLFPALVTTLAMSWKVAVMAELLAGAGGIGDGLATARAHVDTAETMAWVVVVVGVLIVVDAGVLQPLQRRLWLWRDDERGGGR